A section of the Streptomyces sp. V3I8 genome encodes:
- the secD gene encoding protein translocase subunit SecD codes for MTRALRVRAFLALAVLALSLHITATVPVRLGLDLRGGTQIVLETRDSPTVEADSEATDRTLEVLRHRIDALGVAEPSLARSGDNRIVVELPGVQDPREAAGVLGRTAQLTFHPVLGAADTEGTAPGSRSVRPGERVLDDESGRPVRLGPSALTGADVDSAEARIDQQGGAGWFVGVEFEGAGKDAWARLTGEAACRPAGDPARRVAIVLDDKVISSPQVDTSIACRTGITGGSTQITGSFGREEARELGLLVNGGALPVPVETVEQRTVGPTLGAAAIEASARAAVIGTALTALFIIAVYRLLGALAAVALVCYGVVSYAALAALGATLTLPGLAGFVLAIGMAVDANVLVFERAREEYAARGKGLRPALTAGFRNAFSAVADSNITTLIAAGLLFLLASGPVKGFGVTLGIGVLASMFSALVITRVLADHAVARRSVRRRPHLTGIAETGKVRDRLTRRDPDLMRRGRTWLAASAVALVLAGSGIAVRGLDFGVEFTGGRLLEYAASAPVDADRARDALADAGLPRAVVQTSGDGDLTVRTGELSDAGAAKVDEAVGGLAGGAEKVRDELIGPSLGDELRRGAVIALVSALGAQLLYLAVRFRWAFGVSAVAAMAHDALILVGVFAWLGKPVDGVFLAALLTVIGYSVNDSVVVFDRIRELSAGDRGTPFARLVNTAVLQTLPRTVNTGMGAVFILAALTLLGGDSLTDFALALLIGIVVGTYSSMFVAAPLAVELDRGAVSASGTPERGSR; via the coding sequence TTGACGCGCGCCCTTCGCGTGCGGGCGTTTCTCGCCCTGGCCGTACTCGCCCTGTCGCTCCACATCACCGCAACCGTACCGGTCCGCCTGGGACTCGATCTGCGCGGCGGCACCCAGATCGTCCTGGAAACCCGCGATTCACCCACGGTCGAGGCCGACTCCGAGGCCACCGACCGCACACTGGAGGTACTGCGCCACCGCATCGACGCGCTCGGCGTCGCCGAGCCCTCCCTCGCGCGTTCCGGGGACAACCGGATCGTCGTCGAACTGCCCGGCGTCCAGGACCCGCGTGAGGCCGCCGGCGTCCTCGGCCGTACCGCGCAGCTCACCTTCCACCCCGTGCTCGGCGCGGCCGACACCGAGGGGACAGCGCCCGGGTCGCGGTCCGTGCGGCCGGGCGAGCGCGTCCTCGACGACGAGTCCGGGCGCCCCGTGCGCCTGGGCCCGTCGGCGCTCACCGGCGCCGACGTCGACAGCGCCGAGGCGCGTATCGACCAGCAGGGCGGAGCCGGCTGGTTCGTCGGCGTCGAGTTCGAGGGGGCGGGCAAGGACGCCTGGGCGCGGCTGACCGGCGAGGCCGCGTGCCGTCCGGCCGGTGATCCGGCCCGCCGTGTCGCCATCGTCCTGGACGACAAGGTCATCTCCTCGCCCCAGGTCGACACGTCCATCGCCTGCCGTACGGGCATCACCGGCGGCTCCACCCAGATCACCGGCTCCTTCGGCCGGGAGGAAGCGCGCGAGCTGGGCCTGCTCGTCAACGGCGGCGCCCTGCCGGTGCCGGTCGAGACCGTGGAACAGCGCACCGTCGGTCCGACCCTGGGCGCCGCGGCCATCGAGGCCAGCGCCCGGGCCGCCGTCATCGGCACCGCGCTGACCGCGCTGTTCATCATCGCGGTCTACCGGCTCCTCGGTGCCCTGGCCGCCGTGGCCCTGGTCTGTTACGGAGTCGTCTCCTACGCGGCCCTGGCCGCGCTCGGCGCCACCCTCACCCTGCCGGGACTCGCGGGGTTCGTCCTGGCCATCGGTATGGCCGTCGACGCCAACGTGCTCGTCTTCGAACGGGCCCGGGAGGAGTACGCGGCCCGCGGGAAGGGACTGCGTCCCGCCCTCACCGCCGGGTTCCGCAACGCCTTCAGCGCCGTCGCCGACTCCAACATCACCACCCTCATCGCCGCCGGTCTGCTCTTCCTCCTCGCGTCCGGGCCCGTCAAGGGCTTCGGTGTCACCCTGGGCATCGGTGTGCTGGCCTCCATGTTCAGCGCCCTGGTCATCACCCGTGTCCTCGCCGACCACGCGGTCGCGCGCCGCTCCGTGCGACGCCGTCCCCACCTCACCGGCATCGCGGAGACCGGGAAGGTCCGCGACCGGCTCACCCGCCGCGATCCCGACCTGATGCGGCGGGGGCGCACCTGGCTGGCCGCATCGGCCGTCGCCCTCGTCCTCGCCGGCTCGGGCATCGCGGTCCGGGGGCTGGACTTCGGTGTGGAGTTCACCGGCGGGCGGCTCCTGGAGTACGCCGCCTCCGCCCCGGTCGACGCCGACCGGGCCCGGGACGCCCTCGCCGACGCGGGGCTGCCCCGCGCGGTCGTGCAGACCTCCGGCGACGGCGACCTCACCGTACGCACCGGCGAGCTGTCCGACGCCGGGGCGGCGAAGGTGGACGAGGCGGTCGGCGGCCTCGCGGGCGGTGCCGAGAAGGTCCGTGACGAACTCATCGGCCCGAGCCTCGGGGACGAGCTACGCCGCGGGGCGGTCATCGCCCTGGTCTCGGCCCTGGGCGCACAGCTGCTGTACCTGGCGGTGCGCTTCCGCTGGGCCTTCGGGGTGTCCGCGGTCGCCGCGATGGCGCACGACGCCCTGATCCTCGTCGGTGTCTTCGCCTGGCTCGGCAAACCGGTCGACGGTGTCTTCCTCGCGGCACTGCTGACCGTGATCGGCTACTCGGTCAACGACTCCGTGGTCGTCTTCGACCGGATCAGGGAGCTGTCGGCCGGCGACCGCGGGACGCCGTTCGCGCGGCTCGTGAACACGGCGGTCCTGCAGACCCTCCCCCGTACCGTCAACACCGGTATGGGAGCCGTGTTCATCCTCGCCGCCCTGACCCTGCTGGGCGGCGACTCCCTGACCGACTTCGCGCTCGCCCTGCTCATCGGCATCGTCGTCGGCACGTACTCCTCGATGTTCGTCGCGGCGCCATTGGCCGTCGAGCTCGACAGGGGCGCGGTCTCGGCGTCCGGTACACCGGAGCGCGGCTCGCGCTAG